From Chryseobacterium salivictor, a single genomic window includes:
- a CDS encoding RagB/SusD family nutrient uptake outer membrane protein → MKFINKKTILFAAASVVLSMVSSCDRDYLETGPTDSVSEQLASGSIENISTIINGMHRNMYLRQNSSQGQNGNTGIMIYMDVMGEDLIFPAAGPNWYVSTIRWLDNANANSGNLFYPYDFYYEQIRMANIVILKTPAVAGDQAVKDKLMGEAYAFRAFSYYMLSQIYANRYVAGGNNTQMGVPLRLDLEFEAIPRASLEEVYTSINNDLTSSFGLLSGKARTNKSHFNASVVKGLMARVALTQGKYSQAATYAKEARAGFALMTNADYKKGFNSYDNTEWLWGYKPLDTTSDYFGNFMAYMSRNYNSSQIRQAPKVVNNLLYAKFATTDVRTQVIDPTGAHTALNLPSTYLKVPYTSQKFLSTNSSGAIDNNTSLGDIPFMRAAEMYLIEAEALARDNKEAQSKIVFNEFEKNRNPSYAGATTTGQAYVDEILNSRRLELWGEGFRFLDLKRLNLPLDRTGTNQVSAVTNNLLTVPAGDKRWTWLIPQGEIDASKGLVKQNDL, encoded by the coding sequence ATGAAATTTATTAATAAAAAAACAATCTTATTTGCTGCTGCTTCAGTAGTATTGAGCATGGTTTCATCATGCGACAGAGATTATTTGGAAACAGGTCCAACAGATTCTGTAAGTGAGCAGTTGGCTTCTGGTTCTATCGAGAATATAAGTACTATTATTAACGGAATGCATAGAAATATGTATTTAAGACAAAACTCTAGTCAGGGTCAGAACGGGAATACCGGAATTATGATTTATATGGACGTCATGGGTGAGGATTTAATTTTCCCTGCTGCCGGTCCAAACTGGTATGTGAGTACAATCAGATGGTTGGATAATGCCAATGCAAACTCTGGAAACTTATTTTACCCTTACGATTTCTATTATGAGCAGATCAGAATGGCCAATATCGTAATCCTTAAAACTCCAGCAGTTGCAGGTGATCAGGCTGTTAAAGATAAATTAATGGGTGAAGCTTATGCATTTAGAGCATTCTCTTACTACATGCTTTCTCAAATTTATGCAAATAGATATGTTGCTGGTGGTAATAATACTCAAATGGGAGTTCCGTTAAGGTTAGATCTAGAGTTCGAAGCAATTCCTAGAGCGTCATTAGAAGAAGTTTATACTTCTATCAATAATGATCTTACTTCATCATTTGGATTGCTTTCTGGTAAAGCAAGGACAAATAAATCGCATTTTAATGCGAGCGTTGTAAAAGGTTTGATGGCTAGAGTAGCTTTAACTCAAGGGAAATATTCACAGGCGGCTACTTATGCCAAAGAAGCGAGAGCTGGTTTTGCATTAATGACGAATGCTGATTATAAAAAAGGATTCAATAGTTATGATAATACTGAATGGTTATGGGGATATAAGCCTTTAGATACCACTTCTGATTATTTTGGAAACTTTATGGCATATATGTCTAGAAATTATAACTCATCTCAGATTCGTCAGGCTCCAAAAGTAGTGAACAATTTATTGTACGCTAAGTTTGCAACTACAGATGTGAGAACTCAAGTTATTGACCCGACGGGCGCTCATACAGCTCTTAATTTGCCTTCAACTTATTTGAAAGTGCCTTACACTTCTCAGAAATTCTTATCAACAAACTCATCTGGCGCGATTGATAATAATACAAGTTTAGGAGATATTCCATTCATGAGAGCAGCAGAAATGTACTTGATTGAAGCAGAAGCTTTGGCTAGAGATAATAAAGAGGCACAATCTAAGATCGTTTTTAACGAATTCGAGAAAAATAGAAACCCTTCTTATGCTGGCGCTACCACAACCGGTCAAGCTTATGTCGATGAGATCCTTAATAGCAGAAGACTGGAGCTTTGGGGGGAAGGTTTCAGATTCCTAGATCTCAAAAGATTGAACTTACCTTTAGACAGAACGGGTACCAATCAGGTCTCCGCTGTAACAAACAACTTGCTTACTGTTCCTGCAGGAGACAAAAGATGGACATGGTTGATACCACAAGGTGAAATTGATGCTTCTAAAGGATTGGTGAAGCAAAATGATTTATAA
- a CDS encoding SusC/RagA family TonB-linked outer membrane protein, whose product MNVKLKVLTAGVLFFTGQAVMAQKDSTKTQNIEEVVVVAYGVQKKSTLTGANVQVGAKEIEERPISNVLQALDGAGAGIQVASGSGQPGDGISIRIRGTGSYSVSNEPLIIVDGVPFPGNLNSINPNDIESLNVLKDAASTSLYGSSAANGVIMITTKRGKKNSSKITLNTSTGISSRFIKEYDRVGPADYYVLAWEAMRNGRRTSTPAEGIAASNAWASANLITGNLKTNVFNVPNSTLVVDGVLNPNAQLKYNDFDWAEPLIGVGVRQDHNLSFTGGNDKSTYFSSLSYLKEEGYITKSDFERIGLRLNADSQVKSWLKLGTSLNASVSSGGNAVDGVDSSSSFINPYSWTRRMGPIYSPYQHDPVTGERMYGPDGEVLYDAGAMRGPDAASGRNIVWETLLNNNTTNTYNAQGNVYAEMKLLPELTFRTNGAYNYRGTLNKIFTNTFIGDAIGVGSASRTAYFNRDYTFNQVLTYDKSFGNHAFTALAGHENSAFLRDYLYGYKRNQSVAGAYEFGGFVDNTSINSQIDTRTKESWFGSLKYNFSEKYLLEGSIRWDASSRFATDVRWASFWSAGAGWVMSKENFISNIKAINLLKLRGSYGEVGNDALSSWYPYQSVFDLGYNNGTEPGVILSNVADPSISWETKAQSDIALEFELFNRRVRGTIEYYNSETRDLLFPVPTPLNPGIPGNSIQTNVGNVTNKGYELTIGVDVIKNQNVKWTVNAYGTSYKNEITKLPQESIINGSKKLMVGKDLYAFWLKTWYGVDSSDGAALYVLDQTLYPDLKAADVRTVNGTLVTTKQAKAKYEYQGSAIPDFFGNISTTLNVKNFELSAAFNYQFGGKIYDTNYAGLMVSYLQGGAAHVDLLDRWTTPGQITDVPVLNSVTAVEANAGSSRWLVDASYVMLRNASLGYNFNKDVVKNVGINSLKLFVSGENLWLSSKRQGLEPYQSFNGTVNPRYSSARIITFGLSTTF is encoded by the coding sequence AACGTACAGGTTGGTGCTAAAGAGATTGAGGAGCGTCCAATTTCAAATGTGCTGCAAGCTTTAGACGGAGCTGGTGCTGGTATTCAAGTTGCTTCCGGTAGTGGGCAACCAGGTGATGGGATTTCTATTAGAATTAGAGGAACGGGATCTTATTCAGTTTCAAATGAGCCTTTAATTATTGTAGATGGTGTTCCTTTTCCGGGAAACTTGAATTCGATTAATCCTAACGATATTGAAAGTTTGAACGTATTGAAAGATGCGGCGTCGACTTCACTATATGGTTCATCTGCTGCGAATGGAGTAATTATGATTACCACTAAAAGAGGTAAGAAAAATTCTTCAAAAATAACTTTGAATACCAGTACTGGTATTAGCAGTAGATTTATTAAAGAATACGACAGAGTGGGTCCTGCTGATTATTATGTGTTAGCTTGGGAGGCAATGAGAAATGGTAGAAGAACGTCAACTCCAGCTGAAGGTATTGCAGCCTCAAACGCCTGGGCTTCTGCTAACTTGATAACAGGAAACTTAAAAACTAATGTTTTTAACGTACCAAATAGTACGTTAGTTGTAGACGGGGTTTTAAATCCTAATGCACAACTGAAATACAATGATTTTGACTGGGCGGAACCTCTAATTGGTGTTGGAGTTAGGCAGGATCACAACTTAAGCTTTACAGGTGGTAATGATAAAAGTACTTACTTTTCTTCTTTGAGTTATTTAAAAGAGGAAGGATATATTACTAAATCAGACTTCGAAAGAATCGGATTGCGTCTTAACGCTGATTCTCAAGTTAAATCTTGGTTGAAATTAGGAACAAGCTTAAATGCTTCGGTAAGTAGTGGCGGTAATGCCGTAGATGGTGTCGACAGCAGTTCTTCTTTTATTAATCCATATTCCTGGACAAGACGGATGGGGCCTATTTATAGCCCATACCAGCATGATCCGGTAACCGGGGAAAGAATGTACGGTCCAGATGGAGAAGTGCTTTATGATGCCGGTGCAATGAGAGGTCCGGATGCAGCATCAGGACGTAACATCGTTTGGGAAACATTATTAAATAATAACACCACTAATACTTATAATGCCCAAGGAAATGTATATGCAGAAATGAAATTACTTCCTGAATTAACCTTCAGAACTAATGGTGCATATAACTATAGGGGAACTCTTAATAAAATCTTTACCAATACTTTTATAGGTGATGCTATCGGTGTTGGGTCTGCTTCAAGAACTGCTTATTTTAACCGTGATTATACTTTTAATCAAGTTTTAACGTATGACAAGTCTTTTGGTAATCATGCTTTTACTGCTCTTGCAGGTCATGAAAACAGTGCTTTTTTACGTGATTATTTATATGGTTATAAAAGAAACCAAAGTGTCGCTGGAGCGTATGAATTTGGTGGATTTGTAGACAATACAAGCATCAATTCTCAAATTGACACCAGAACAAAAGAAAGCTGGTTTGGTAGCTTAAAATATAACTTCTCTGAGAAATATTTATTAGAAGGATCTATCAGATGGGATGCTTCTTCTAGATTCGCAACAGATGTTAGATGGGCTTCATTCTGGTCTGCCGGTGCAGGTTGGGTGATGTCTAAAGAAAATTTCATCAGCAATATTAAAGCGATTAATCTCTTAAAATTAAGAGGGTCTTACGGTGAAGTAGGAAACGATGCTTTATCTTCATGGTATCCTTACCAATCTGTATTCGATTTAGGGTATAATAATGGTACGGAACCGGGAGTTATTTTGTCAAATGTAGCGGATCCATCTATTTCCTGGGAAACTAAAGCCCAGTCAGATATCGCTTTGGAGTTTGAATTATTTAACAGACGCGTAAGAGGGACGATAGAATACTATAACTCAGAAACAAGAGATCTTCTTTTCCCTGTTCCAACTCCTTTGAATCCTGGTATTCCTGGAAACAGTATCCAGACCAATGTTGGTAATGTTACCAATAAAGGATATGAGCTCACAATCGGTGTAGATGTAATCAAAAACCAAAATGTAAAATGGACCGTTAATGCTTATGGTACCTCTTACAAAAATGAGATTACTAAACTTCCACAGGAGTCAATTATTAACGGAAGTAAGAAATTGATGGTGGGGAAAGACCTGTATGCGTTCTGGCTGAAAACTTGGTATGGAGTAGATTCTAGTGATGGAGCAGCATTGTATGTCTTAGATCAGACTTTATATCCGGATTTAAAAGCGGCAGATGTTAGAACCGTGAATGGCACGCTTGTAACAACAAAACAAGCAAAAGCTAAATATGAGTACCAAGGTTCTGCAATTCCAGATTTCTTCGGGAATATTTCTACTACTTTAAATGTTAAGAATTTTGAGTTGTCAGCAGCATTTAACTATCAGTTTGGTGGTAAAATCTATGATACGAACTATGCAGGCCTAATGGTATCTTACCTACAAGGTGGAGCAGCACACGTAGATTTGTTAGACAGATGGACGACTCCAGGTCAAATAACAGATGTGCCGGTACTTAATTCAGTTACAGCAGTTGAAGCTAATGCAGGATCTTCCCGATGGTTGGTGGATGCAAGTTATGTGATGTTGAGGAATGCTTCATTGGGATATAACTTCAATAAAGATGTAGTGAAAAATGTAGGAATAAACAGTCTGAAACTATTTGTAAGTGGTGAAAATCTCTGGTTGTCAAGTAAAAGACAGGGATTAGAGCCTTACCAATCATTTAACGGAACTGTAAACCCTAGATACTCTAGTGCCAGAATTATTACTTTTGGATTAAGTACAACTTTTTAA